The Oscillatoria sp. FACHB-1406 genome has a window encoding:
- a CDS encoding STELLO glycosyltransferase family protein, with the protein MNEVKVAVVITSISAPNPVLCKIAEGSQQKDWDFIVIGDVASPKDFALEGCDFYGIERQHETPFKFARLCPEKHYARKNIGYLLARQGGADMIIETDDDNIPYESFWQQRDRVQTVPTFADERWVNAYRYFSDENIWPRGFPLNLIHDSLPSWSSLPVASVDCPIQQGLANENPDVDALYRLILPLPQSFYSDRRLALQAGAWCPFNSQNTTWWPEVYPLMYLPAYCSFRMTDIWRSFIAQRILWTADWGVLFHEPTVYQERNDHDLMKDFQEEIPGYLQNHRICEALAGLNLRSGAENVADNLRICYEKLVSLSIFPQQELDLVEAWLSDLALLNES; encoded by the coding sequence ATGAACGAAGTTAAAGTTGCTGTTGTCATTACGTCGATTTCTGCTCCCAATCCAGTTTTATGTAAGATCGCGGAAGGAAGTCAACAGAAAGATTGGGATTTTATTGTGATTGGCGATGTGGCAAGTCCTAAAGATTTTGCCTTGGAGGGGTGCGATTTTTATGGGATAGAGCGGCAGCATGAAACGCCTTTTAAGTTTGCTCGCTTGTGTCCGGAAAAGCATTACGCGCGCAAGAACATTGGTTATCTGCTCGCTCGGCAAGGGGGAGCAGATATGATTATTGAAACTGACGATGATAATATTCCTTACGAGAGTTTTTGGCAACAGCGCGATCGCGTTCAAACCGTTCCAACCTTCGCCGACGAGAGATGGGTAAACGCCTATCGATACTTTAGCGATGAGAATATTTGGCCGAGGGGTTTCCCGTTAAACTTAATCCATGATTCGCTTCCGTCTTGGTCGTCGCTTCCGGTTGCTTCCGTCGATTGTCCGATTCAACAAGGTTTAGCGAATGAAAACCCCGATGTCGATGCGCTCTATCGCCTGATTTTACCGCTGCCGCAGTCTTTTTACAGCGATCGCCGTTTAGCATTACAAGCGGGGGCGTGGTGTCCCTTTAATAGTCAAAATACGACGTGGTGGCCGGAAGTTTATCCGCTGATGTATTTGCCTGCTTACTGTTCTTTTCGGATGACCGATATTTGGCGGAGTTTTATCGCGCAACGGATTCTGTGGACGGCAGATTGGGGAGTGTTATTTCACGAACCTACGGTTTATCAGGAGCGAAACGATCACGATCTGATGAAGGATTTTCAAGAGGAAATTCCAGGATATTTACAAAATCATAGGATTTGCGAAGCTTTAGCGGGTTTAAATTTACGTTCTGGGGCTGAGAATGTAGCAGATAATTTAAGAATTTGTTACGAAAAGCTCGTTAGCTTATCTATTTTTCCCCAGCAAGAATTAGATTTAGTGGAAGCGTGGTTAAGCGATCTGGCATTGTTGAATGAATCGTGA
- a CDS encoding penicillin-binding protein 1A: protein MTKFINQPNNPSGNSESSASENSANRTEQQPIPADSVLVPVSTSGSSELETTTTPQPQQPKPYQVAAQRVRSSFDYVFKEKQLHRRFWLWFGLSAGGGAVVLLSTWQRLEQSLPATKGEIETFAQEKTMVIKATDGSILQEIGPVTHEYLDIKQISPNIKHAFIASEDRRFEEHGGVDYWGIARAVVVNLRAADVVEGGSTIAQQLARIVFLDRERHVWRKLREMRLAQQIEKDYSKDEILERYLNLVYLGSGSYGVSDAAWNYFGKSGRDLTVPEAAMLAGMAPAPSLYSPLENKDKALERRNVVLQRMAEAKFLTPEEAKKAIASPIVLNPKQPKRLERKEPYFTEYIQKQIPKYLTPKEINEGGIVVETTLHPAWQRAATKAVKNAVENYGGSSNFKQAALVAIDPRNGEIRAMVGGKDYEDKKENGQFNRATLAKRQPGSTFKTFVYSTAIAAGFSPYDGLRDDPLVVDGYTPKNYDEKYQGWLSMRDALVNSRNIPAVKMLIQVGWDPVVKMAKQMGLESPLNKTYSLALGSSEVTLLELTSAYGTLANQGVHWPAIGIRRIVDRKGKVLYQSNPKPVKALDEDSANIMTWLLRQVVESGTGTAAQIGRPAAGKTGTTDKARDLWFVGYVPQLVAGVWLGNDNNEPTWGASSLAAGTWENFMEDTIEWFPEEKFPPRPEQIEGRKGTIKAQPIQPKVQYYKELPKPKNEEDSEANSNSDSDSGSSRRSRRRRSYNSDNSDSDSGNYTPPRRSRRSRSSDSDESSSSGSSERSSRRSRRSYNSDESEAPRRQRSRSSSDESGSSSSSGRSRSSSGDSSGEGSSSSSRRSRSEESAPAPAPVPEISKPEKSVESAPADSAAPSGTE from the coding sequence GTGACTAAATTTATCAACCAACCTAATAACCCCAGCGGAAACTCTGAATCTTCGGCTTCCGAGAACTCTGCAAACCGAACGGAACAACAGCCAATTCCAGCTGATTCTGTTCTGGTTCCGGTATCAACTTCGGGAAGTTCCGAGTTGGAGACAACAACGACTCCACAACCGCAGCAACCCAAACCGTACCAAGTTGCCGCGCAGCGCGTTCGTTCGTCCTTTGACTACGTTTTTAAGGAAAAGCAACTGCATCGTCGGTTCTGGTTATGGTTTGGGCTGAGTGCGGGGGGCGGCGCGGTTGTGCTGCTTTCGACGTGGCAGCGCTTAGAACAGAGTTTGCCAGCAACAAAGGGCGAAATCGAAACTTTCGCGCAGGAAAAGACGATGGTTATCAAAGCGACCGACGGTTCGATCTTGCAAGAAATCGGCCCGGTGACGCACGAATACCTCGACATCAAACAAATTTCCCCCAATATCAAACACGCTTTCATTGCGAGCGAGGATCGGCGGTTTGAGGAACACGGTGGGGTGGATTATTGGGGAATTGCGCGCGCGGTGGTGGTTAATTTGCGGGCGGCGGATGTGGTGGAAGGGGGAAGCACGATCGCGCAGCAACTCGCCCGCATCGTCTTTCTCGATCGCGAACGCCACGTTTGGCGAAAATTGCGAGAAATGCGCCTCGCTCAGCAGATCGAAAAAGATTATTCTAAGGACGAAATTCTCGAGCGTTACCTTAATTTAGTCTATTTGGGGTCGGGATCCTACGGCGTGAGCGATGCGGCTTGGAACTATTTTGGGAAATCCGGCCGCGATTTAACAGTACCCGAAGCGGCGATGCTGGCGGGGATGGCTCCTGCACCGAGCCTCTATTCGCCCCTCGAAAATAAGGATAAGGCGTTGGAGCGGCGCAATGTCGTGCTGCAACGCATGGCTGAGGCCAAGTTTCTTACGCCTGAAGAGGCAAAAAAAGCGATCGCCTCTCCCATCGTTCTCAATCCGAAACAGCCCAAACGTCTGGAACGTAAAGAACCCTACTTCACCGAGTACATTCAGAAACAAATTCCCAAATACCTTACGCCCAAAGAGATTAATGAAGGTGGAATCGTCGTCGAAACGACGTTACATCCCGCTTGGCAGCGCGCCGCGACTAAAGCGGTGAAAAACGCAGTTGAGAATTACGGCGGCTCGAGCAACTTCAAACAAGCGGCGCTGGTGGCGATCGATCCTCGCAATGGCGAAATCCGCGCGATGGTGGGCGGCAAAGATTACGAGGATAAAAAAGAAAACGGTCAATTCAACCGCGCTACCCTCGCCAAACGCCAGCCCGGATCGACGTTTAAGACTTTTGTTTATTCAACCGCGATCGCTGCCGGATTTTCCCCTTACGACGGATTGCGCGACGATCCCCTCGTCGTCGATGGTTATACGCCCAAGAACTACGATGAAAAGTATCAGGGCTGGCTTTCGATGCGCGATGCGCTTGTTAACTCCCGCAATATTCCGGCTGTTAAGATGCTCATCCAAGTGGGTTGGGATCCCGTCGTCAAGATGGCCAAACAAATGGGGCTCGAATCGCCTTTGAATAAAACCTATTCCCTCGCTCTCGGTTCCTCGGAAGTGACGCTGCTCGAACTCACCAGCGCTTACGGTACTCTGGCAAACCAAGGGGTACATTGGCCCGCGATCGGAATCCGCCGCATCGTCGATCGCAAAGGAAAAGTTCTCTACCAAAGCAACCCCAAACCCGTGAAAGCCTTGGATGAAGATTCCGCCAACATCATGACTTGGCTTTTGCGTCAAGTGGTAGAGAGCGGAACAGGAACTGCCGCTCAAATCGGACGGCCCGCCGCTGGCAAAACCGGCACCACCGACAAGGCTCGAGATCTTTGGTTCGTCGGTTATGTTCCCCAACTCGTGGCGGGCGTGTGGTTGGGTAACGATAACAACGAACCGACCTGGGGAGCGAGCAGTTTAGCTGCCGGAACCTGGGAAAACTTCATGGAAGACACCATAGAATGGTTCCCGGAAGAAAAATTCCCCCCTCGTCCCGAACAGATTGAAGGGCGTAAAGGCACCATCAAAGCGCAACCGATTCAACCGAAAGTTCAGTATTATAAAGAACTCCCCAAACCGAAGAACGAGGAAGATTCTGAAGCTAACTCTAACTCGGATTCAGATTCGGGTAGCAGCCGCCGTTCTCGTCGTCGCCGCTCCTACAATTCCGACAACAGCGACAGCGACTCTGGTAATTATACCCCCCCCCGGCGATCGCGTCGTTCCCGCAGTTCCGATTCGGATGAGTCGTCGAGTTCGGGAAGTTCCGAGCGTTCCAGTCGTCGCAGTCGGCGCTCCTACAACAGCGACGAAAGCGAAGCACCCCGGCGACAGCGCTCGCGTTCTTCCTCAGATGAGAGTGGTTCCTCTTCCTCATCAGGGCGTTCGCGCTCTTCCTCGGGCGATTCAAGCGGAGAAGGTTCCTCTTCCTCTTCGAGACGTTCGCGTTCTGAAGAATCGGCTCCAGCACCCGCCCCCGTTCCCGAAATCTCGAAGCCGGAAAAATCCGTGGAATCTGCCCCGGCGGATTCTGCGGCTCCCAGCGGCACTGAATGA
- a CDS encoding response regulator, with amino-acid sequence MIRLLLVDDQSIVREGLSSLLEAQPDLEVLGEAENGKVALELARSLQPDVVLMDVRMPVMDGVAATKLIVEQVPEIKVLVLTTFDDDDYVTRAMANGAKGYLLKDTPSEVLAQAIRLVFQGYTQLGPGLLEKVMAGDSRPTSAPPELAQLTPREQEVLQLIGKGYSNREIAEALYISERTVKNHVNSLLRRLNLRDRTQAAILATTLGN; translated from the coding sequence GTGATTCGTTTGTTATTAGTAGACGATCAAAGTATCGTGCGCGAAGGATTGTCAAGTTTACTAGAAGCCCAGCCGGATTTGGAAGTTTTAGGAGAGGCTGAAAATGGCAAGGTTGCACTAGAATTAGCGCGATCGCTCCAACCGGATGTGGTATTAATGGACGTGCGAATGCCGGTAATGGATGGCGTGGCAGCGACAAAGCTAATCGTCGAGCAAGTCCCAGAAATTAAAGTTCTCGTCCTCACCACCTTTGACGACGACGATTATGTGACGCGGGCGATGGCAAACGGGGCGAAAGGATATTTGCTCAAAGATACCCCCTCAGAAGTGTTAGCTCAGGCGATTCGTTTGGTTTTTCAAGGGTATACTCAACTCGGCCCGGGATTGCTCGAAAAGGTAATGGCTGGCGACTCTCGCCCCACTTCTGCGCCGCCAGAACTGGCGCAACTCACTCCGCGAGAGCAGGAGGTATTGCAACTCATCGGAAAAGGATACAGCAATCGAGAAATTGCTGAAGCACTCTATATTTCCGAACGCACGGTGAAAAATCACGTCAATAGTTTGTTGCGCCGTTTGAATTTGCGCGATCGCACTCAAGCCGCTATTTTAGCTACTACGCTGGGAAATTAA
- a CDS encoding sensor histidine kinase — MPTFLWKRHPFRLLLYLEWILFGIAVMALFSDFFPDRPPPRVFLYPEIVPRPPHPRERFTLEAFASILALGFVGWRLPFGSRWLQGSYIAVCFGLSWLTILLGGKAERVFPALLLIVAIRACVLFPWSGRIFVALLAYISFLSALAMSWLRIRPLGVPLGRPLPPGLRRLPPDELQTIWLNLNINSAILFALVLAFVLLLVGAVLAESRSREQLTAAHRRLREYALRIENQATLEERNRIAREIHDSVGHYLTAQSIQLENVALFLATNPELAADRLQKARQLGKEALENVRHSVATLRNYPLQGRSLQVALEGLVKEFKKTTGIELNSQVAIAVSLSAEAATALYRVIQEALTNITKHSQASRVNLSLQQEGNKIVLQLVDNGGGFEPTENTTGFGLQGMRERIEALGGKFEVLASPGFGCTIRVEIPVLGAIA, encoded by the coding sequence ATGCCTACCTTCCTGTGGAAAAGACATCCTTTTCGTCTGCTTCTCTACTTAGAGTGGATTTTGTTCGGCATTGCGGTCATGGCCTTATTTTCGGACTTCTTTCCCGATCGCCCGCCGCCGCGCGTTTTCTTGTATCCTGAAATCGTGCCGCGCCCCCCGCATCCGAGAGAGCGATTTACCCTCGAAGCGTTCGCAAGCATCCTCGCTTTGGGGTTCGTAGGCTGGCGATTGCCCTTCGGTTCTCGATGGCTCCAAGGTAGTTATATTGCGGTCTGTTTTGGCTTAAGTTGGCTGACCATTCTTTTAGGTGGAAAAGCCGAAAGAGTGTTTCCAGCTTTATTGTTAATTGTTGCGATTCGAGCCTGCGTCTTATTTCCTTGGAGCGGTCGCATTTTTGTGGCGCTGTTGGCTTATATTTCTTTTCTGAGCGCGCTAGCTATGTCGTGGCTGAGGATTCGTCCGCTCGGCGTTCCTTTAGGCAGGCCGTTACCGCCGGGATTGCGACGTTTGCCGCCCGATGAATTACAGACAATCTGGTTAAATCTTAATATTAATTCAGCGATTTTGTTTGCCTTGGTTCTAGCATTTGTCTTGTTGTTAGTCGGTGCTGTTTTAGCGGAGAGTCGCAGCCGAGAACAGTTGACAGCAGCGCATCGTCGCTTGCGCGAATATGCTTTACGGATTGAAAATCAAGCAACGTTGGAGGAGAGAAATCGCATCGCGCGCGAGATTCACGATTCCGTCGGACATTACCTTACTGCCCAGAGCATTCAATTAGAAAATGTGGCGTTATTTTTAGCGACAAATCCAGAACTAGCGGCAGATCGTTTGCAAAAAGCAAGGCAACTCGGTAAGGAAGCCTTAGAAAATGTGCGGCATTCTGTGGCGACGTTAAGAAATTATCCGTTGCAAGGGCGATCGCTGCAAGTCGCTTTAGAAGGGTTAGTGAAAGAGTTTAAAAAGACAACGGGTATCGAGTTAAACTCGCAGGTTGCGATCGCTGTTTCGCTGTCGGCAGAAGCGGCGACGGCGCTGTATCGGGTCATTCAGGAGGCACTGACGAATATTACCAAGCACAGTCAAGCGTCGCGCGTTAATTTATCCTTGCAGCAAGAAGGAAATAAAATTGTTTTGCAATTGGTCGATAATGGAGGTGGTTTTGAACCGACGGAGAACACAACGGGTTTTGGATTGCAGGGGATGCGAGAGCGAATCGAGGCGTTAGGCGGGAAGTTTGAAGTGCTTGCTTCGCCCGGTTTTGGGTGTACGATTCGAGTAGAAATTCCAGTTTTGGGAGCGATCGCGTGA
- a CDS encoding Spy/CpxP family protein refolding chaperone, translating to MKWLALSSLAAVSLLVPAATYAVQSQSNAGELRRESPSVLAQAQPNPQPGNRPDRGQRGRGDGNPMERMLQQLNLSSEQSSQIQAIFQQSRTENESLHEQMKQARDQMESLMAGNATADQLRQQHSIMQRLHQEMGDRRFETMLQVREILTPQQRARMAELKDAKRQERGEPGGMGRDN from the coding sequence ATGAAATGGCTCGCACTTTCTAGCCTTGCCGCAGTTTCTTTACTGGTTCCCGCCGCAACTTATGCGGTACAGTCGCAGTCTAATGCAGGCGAACTGCGAAGAGAATCGCCTTCGGTTCTCGCGCAAGCGCAGCCCAACCCCCAACCGGGAAATCGTCCGGATCGGGGTCAACGCGGGCGCGGCGATGGCAATCCGATGGAAAGAATGCTACAACAACTCAATCTGAGCAGCGAGCAATCGTCGCAAATTCAGGCAATTTTCCAACAATCTCGGACGGAAAATGAAAGTTTGCACGAGCAAATGAAGCAAGCACGCGACCAAATGGAATCGCTAATGGCCGGGAATGCAACCGCCGACCAACTGCGCCAACAGCATAGCATCATGCAGCGCCTCCACCAAGAAATGGGCGATCGCCGTTTTGAAACGATGTTACAAGTCCGAGAAATTCTGACTCCGCAGCAGCGCGCTCGTATGGCTGAGTTGAAGGATGCAAAACGTCAGGAACGAGGCGAACCCGGAGGAATGGGAAGAGACAATTAA
- a CDS encoding glycosyltransferase yields MKSISVSTIDLGIVCPMANEEFAAESFVREVLQQCTGFRSVRLFAVLDRVSRDNTLNILKDLALELPELQVIFAPENRCVVDAYVRGYKEALAAGCDWILEIDAGYSHQPSDIPQFFHIMSQGYDCVFGSRFCKGGRMTGGVKRYLVSYGGTALTNLLLGTKLKDMTSGFELFNCFTLNSILDRGIRSRGHFFQTEIKFYCRNFNLAEVPINYKVDGNSVNSTAIQDALKNLWRLFVLRIRGKA; encoded by the coding sequence ATGAAATCAATTTCTGTATCTACCATTGATTTAGGGATTGTTTGCCCGATGGCAAACGAAGAATTTGCCGCTGAGTCGTTCGTTCGGGAGGTCTTGCAACAGTGTACGGGCTTCCGCTCGGTGCGTTTATTTGCAGTTTTAGACCGAGTTAGTCGAGATAATACTCTCAATATTCTTAAGGATCTCGCGCTGGAGCTTCCCGAACTTCAGGTCATTTTTGCCCCGGAAAATCGCTGCGTTGTCGATGCTTATGTTAGAGGATACAAAGAGGCGCTGGCTGCCGGTTGCGATTGGATTTTAGAAATTGATGCGGGATACAGCCATCAACCGAGCGATATTCCTCAATTTTTTCATATCATGTCGCAAGGGTATGATTGTGTCTTTGGCAGTCGTTTTTGTAAAGGCGGGAGGATGACGGGTGGGGTAAAACGTTATTTAGTGAGTTATGGTGGAACTGCGCTAACTAATCTTTTGCTCGGTACGAAGCTTAAGGATATGACGAGTGGTTTCGAGCTATTTAACTGTTTTACTTTAAATTCTATCCTCGATCGCGGGATCCGCTCGCGGGGACATTTCTTTCAAACAGAAATAAAATTTTACTGTCGCAACTTCAATCTTGCAGAAGTTCCCATTAATTATAAAGTCGATGGAAATAGCGTTAATTCTACCGCGATTCAAGATGCTTTAAAAAATTTGTGGCGGTTGTTTGTGTTGCGGATACGGGGAAAAGCTTAA